The following coding sequences are from one Oryzisolibacter sp. LB2S window:
- the xdhB gene encoding xanthine dehydrogenase molybdopterin binding subunit, which yields MNKPVPGHLLNRPAAFAPYQDNQRLRLDSAAEASAHQAGARVGISQAHESAPLHVTGGATYTDDIPELAGTLHCALGLAPVAAGRLLGVDLDAVRAMPGVVRVFTAADIPGSNDWGSIVHDDPILCDGEIRYLGQPVFAVVAETREQARRAAALAKKVIQTEAATPVLTPQQAHARGQYVVPPMHLVRSSSGLDEAGIVARIAQAPHRLQGELSVGGQEQFYLEGQISYAIPKEGGAMHVHCSTQHPSEMQHLVAHALGVHAHAVLVECRRMGGGFGGKESQSALFACMASVAAQQLRRPVKLRLDRDDDFLITGRRHCFWYEYDVGYDDAGRILGAAVTMVSRAGHSADLSAPVMTRALCHFDNAYWLPEVAMHGFCGKTNTQSNTAFRGFGGPQGAIAIEYIMDSIARSLGKDALAVRRANFYGQSERNVTPYQQTVRDNVIHELVDQLEERSSYQARRAAVAEFNATSPVLKRGLALTPVKFGISFNVKHFNQAGALVHVYTDGSILVNHGGTEMGQGLNTKVAQVVAHELGVAFERVRVTATDTSKVANTSATAASTGTDLNGKAAQDAARQIRERLAACAAARHGGSAADVRFANDMVAVGGKQIAFETLVGEAYLDRVQLWSDGFYATPGLHWDKERMQGNPFYYFAYGAAVSEVVIDTLTGEWKLLRADVLHDVGRSLNPAIDIGQVEGAFIQGMGWLTMEELVWHPQTGMLMTHAPSTYKIPTANDCPPEFHVQLFEGANAEDSIHRSKAVGEPPLLLPFSVFFAIRDAIAAAGRPGATPPLQAPATSEAILRALAAVQAG from the coding sequence ATGAACAAGCCCGTACCCGGCCACCTGCTGAACCGCCCCGCCGCCTTCGCCCCTTACCAGGACAACCAGCGCCTGCGTCTGGACAGCGCCGCCGAGGCCAGCGCGCACCAGGCCGGGGCGCGCGTGGGCATCAGCCAGGCGCATGAATCAGCCCCGCTGCACGTCACCGGCGGCGCCACCTACACCGACGACATCCCCGAACTGGCCGGCACGCTGCACTGCGCGCTGGGCCTGGCGCCGGTGGCGGCTGGCCGCTTGCTCGGCGTGGACCTGGACGCCGTGCGCGCCATGCCCGGCGTGGTGCGCGTGTTCACCGCCGCCGACATCCCCGGCAGCAACGACTGGGGCTCCATCGTGCACGACGACCCCATCCTCTGTGACGGCGAGATCCGCTACCTGGGCCAGCCCGTGTTTGCCGTGGTGGCCGAGACGCGCGAGCAGGCGCGCCGCGCCGCGGCGCTGGCGAAAAAGGTGATCCAGACCGAGGCCGCCACGCCCGTGCTCACGCCCCAGCAGGCCCATGCGCGCGGCCAGTACGTGGTGCCGCCCATGCATCTGGTGCGAAGCAGCAGCGGCCTCGATGAGGCAGGCATCGTCGCGCGCATCGCACAGGCGCCGCACCGCCTGCAGGGCGAGCTGAGCGTGGGCGGGCAGGAGCAGTTCTATCTCGAGGGCCAGATCAGCTACGCCATCCCGAAGGAAGGCGGCGCCATGCATGTGCACTGCTCGACCCAGCACCCGAGCGAGATGCAGCACCTGGTGGCCCACGCGCTCGGCGTGCATGCGCACGCCGTGCTGGTGGAATGCCGGCGCATGGGCGGCGGCTTTGGCGGCAAGGAGTCGCAGTCCGCGCTGTTTGCCTGCATGGCCAGCGTGGCCGCGCAGCAGCTGCGCCGTCCGGTCAAGCTGCGCCTGGACCGCGACGACGATTTTCTGATTACCGGCCGGCGCCACTGCTTTTGGTACGAGTACGACGTGGGCTACGACGACGCGGGCCGCATCCTGGGCGCTGCGGTCACCATGGTCTCGCGCGCCGGGCATTCGGCGGATCTGTCGGCCCCGGTGATGACGCGCGCGCTGTGCCACTTCGACAACGCCTACTGGCTGCCCGAGGTCGCCATGCACGGCTTCTGCGGCAAGACCAACACGCAAAGCAACACCGCGTTTCGCGGCTTTGGCGGCCCGCAGGGCGCCATCGCCATCGAATACATCATGGACAGCATCGCGCGCAGCCTAGGCAAGGATGCGCTGGCCGTGCGCCGCGCCAACTTCTACGGCCAGAGCGAGCGCAACGTCACGCCCTACCAACAGACCGTGCGCGACAACGTGATTCATGAGCTGGTCGACCAGCTCGAGGAGCGCAGCAGCTACCAGGCGCGCCGCGCCGCCGTGGCCGAGTTCAACGCCACGAGTCCGGTGCTTAAGCGGGGCCTCGCGCTCACGCCGGTCAAGTTCGGCATCAGCTTCAACGTCAAGCACTTCAACCAGGCCGGAGCGCTGGTGCATGTGTACACCGACGGCTCCATCCTCGTGAACCACGGCGGCACCGAGATGGGCCAGGGCCTGAACACCAAGGTGGCGCAGGTGGTGGCGCACGAGCTCGGCGTGGCCTTTGAGCGCGTGCGCGTCACCGCCACCGACACCAGCAAGGTGGCCAACACCTCGGCCACGGCCGCGTCCACGGGCACCGACCTCAACGGCAAGGCCGCGCAGGACGCGGCGCGTCAGATTCGCGAGCGCCTGGCCGCCTGCGCCGCCGCGCGCCACGGAGGAAGCGCGGCCGACGTGCGCTTTGCCAACGACATGGTGGCCGTAGGCGGCAAGCAGATCGCCTTCGAGACCCTGGTGGGCGAGGCCTATCTGGACCGCGTGCAGCTGTGGTCCGACGGGTTCTACGCCACGCCCGGCCTGCACTGGGACAAGGAGCGCATGCAGGGCAACCCTTTCTACTACTTTGCCTACGGCGCGGCCGTGAGCGAGGTCGTCATCGACACGCTCACCGGCGAGTGGAAGCTGCTGCGCGCCGACGTGCTGCACGACGTGGGGCGCTCGCTCAACCCGGCCATCGACATCGGCCAGGTCGAAGGCGCCTTCATCCAGGGCATGGGCTGGCTGACCATGGAGGAGCTGGTCTGGCACCCGCAAACCGGCATGCTCATGACGCACGCGCCCAGTACCTACAAGATTCCCACGGCCAACGACTGCCCGCCCGAATTCCACGTGCAACTGTTCGAGGGCGCCAACGCAGAGGACTCCATCCACCGCAGCAAGGCCGTGGGTGAGCCGCCGCTCTTGCTGCCGTTCTCGGTGTTTTTCGCCATCCGCGACGCCATTGCCGCCGCAGGCAGGCCGGGCGCCACGCCGCCGCTCCAGGCCCCGGCCACCAGCGAGGCCATTCTGCGCGCGCTGGCCGCCGTGCAGGCCGGCTGA